A genomic segment from Syntrophotalea acetylenivorans encodes:
- a CDS encoding cytochrome P460 family protein gives MIRLLMVACLLLCLTLTAGCKKQEESSTSPSADQKAAALPDTDGRTLIELITVTQDYRQWPLFPGKEALYKGQHPHGAYLTTYVSPTVLAALQNKKGQLPDGSIIVKENYSPEKELAAVTVMYRRTGYNPEGGDWYWLKYAPDKTILAEGKVDGCINCHRAVQNNEWVFTGPVKPAELP, from the coding sequence ATGATCCGCTTATTAATGGTTGCTTGCTTGCTGCTCTGTTTAACGTTGACTGCCGGCTGCAAAAAACAGGAAGAATCAAGCACTTCGCCGTCTGCCGATCAAAAGGCTGCAGCCTTACCCGACACGGATGGTAGAACGCTTATTGAGCTGATCACCGTAACTCAGGACTATCGGCAATGGCCTCTGTTTCCAGGAAAAGAAGCTCTCTACAAGGGTCAGCATCCCCATGGAGCCTACCTTACCACCTATGTTAGTCCTACGGTATTGGCGGCCCTGCAAAACAAAAAAGGTCAATTGCCCGATGGATCCATTATCGTCAAAGAAAACTATTCTCCGGAAAAAGAATTGGCTGCCGTCACGGTCATGTATCGACGGACCGGCTATAACCCCGAGGGAGGTGACTGGTATTGGCTCAAGTACGCGCCGGACAAAACCATTCTGGCGGAAGGTAAGGTTGATGGCTGCATCAACTGTCATAGGGCCGTTCAGAACAACGAGTGGGTATTTACAGGGCCCGTTAAGCCGGCAGAGCTTCCATAG
- a CDS encoding carboxy terminal-processing peptidase, with protein MNNQDSNMKMFLPIRFILRSFVALFTGFLLLGVGSSSAGMPRDPESFEVNRQRLLSYLLSQQLTQNHYRDLALDDHFSTAAFDLYIQQLDSQKRFLLKKDLDALRFYEHQIDDEVLSGYLKLPTVSADLHRQRIDEVESVIRQIMTKGFDLRRKESFETDPEKLDYCQDRNELRERWRKTLKYQVLSRYLELLDEQGDVVSKTPSMPKGYRVDEELLATAKEKVLKSIEQLLIRLRQITQREYVDRYFDAVCRAFDPHTNYLAPAEEEEFEISMKGSLEGIGATLQQDDGYIKVVSIVPGSPAFRQGQLEAEDIILKVAEGADEPIDIVDSRLRDAVRLIRGKKGTEVRLTVRKPTGRQQVIPIIRDVVQIQESFVRSTVLSSPADRQGRFGYIRIPTFYRDFFDHDKDSTPRNCTDDVQAALEKLGASDIEGLVIDLRNNGGGALTDAVQIAGLFIRQGPIVQVRDSNGRISVLEDKDPEVAFDGPLIVLVNRFSASASEILAAALQDYRRALVVGDHATHGKGTVQTVLNLDRALPPESMDQYRPLGAMKLTLQKFYRVSGGSTQVQGVEPDLLLPDPLPYVQSGERYTDYALPWDTIAPVLYTPWRTSSFDIDSLRAASRKRLAASPRFKILTELRKRSQDRGGITERSLELGDVWQELSEIKKAQNADAAVKSTQKVLEDPTGDDWLTRLENDLFVGEAMQILADLKGSQPVVNKLTKATEKGL; from the coding sequence TTGAATAATCAAGATTCTAATATGAAGATGTTCCTGCCCATCAGGTTCATCCTTCGTTCATTTGTGGCTTTGTTTACCGGCTTTTTGTTGCTTGGGGTCGGTTCGAGCTCTGCGGGAATGCCCCGTGACCCTGAAAGTTTTGAGGTCAACCGTCAGCGACTTCTTTCCTATCTGCTTTCTCAGCAGTTAACCCAGAACCACTATCGTGATCTGGCACTTGACGATCATTTTTCCACTGCGGCTTTTGATTTATATATTCAACAGCTGGACAGCCAGAAACGTTTTCTGTTGAAAAAAGACTTAGATGCCTTGCGGTTCTATGAACACCAGATCGACGATGAGGTACTTAGTGGATATCTGAAATTGCCCACGGTAAGTGCTGATTTGCATCGCCAGCGAATCGACGAGGTAGAGTCTGTGATACGCCAAATCATGACCAAAGGGTTTGATTTGCGCCGCAAAGAATCTTTTGAAACCGATCCCGAAAAGCTGGATTACTGTCAAGACCGGAACGAACTTCGTGAGCGCTGGCGTAAAACGCTCAAATATCAGGTCTTGTCTCGCTATCTCGAGTTGTTGGACGAGCAGGGCGATGTGGTATCCAAGACTCCTTCCATGCCGAAGGGGTACCGGGTCGATGAGGAGCTGCTGGCTACTGCTAAAGAGAAGGTTCTGAAATCAATTGAACAATTACTGATACGTTTGAGGCAGATTACACAGCGCGAATATGTCGATCGGTATTTCGATGCTGTGTGTCGCGCCTTTGATCCCCATACCAATTATCTTGCTCCTGCAGAAGAAGAGGAATTCGAAATCAGTATGAAAGGATCACTGGAGGGGATTGGTGCCACCCTGCAGCAAGACGATGGTTACATTAAGGTTGTCAGTATTGTCCCCGGTAGTCCAGCCTTTCGTCAGGGGCAACTTGAGGCCGAGGATATTATCCTCAAAGTCGCCGAGGGAGCCGACGAACCCATCGATATTGTAGATTCCCGGCTACGGGATGCCGTACGTCTCATTCGGGGCAAAAAAGGCACGGAGGTGCGCCTCACCGTGCGAAAGCCTACTGGTAGACAACAAGTGATACCGATCATTCGGGATGTTGTGCAGATTCAGGAATCTTTTGTTCGCTCGACTGTGCTTTCTTCGCCTGCAGACCGCCAAGGACGCTTCGGTTATATTCGCATTCCGACTTTTTATCGTGATTTTTTTGATCACGATAAGGACAGTACCCCCCGTAACTGTACCGATGATGTCCAGGCTGCCCTGGAAAAACTTGGTGCCAGTGATATCGAGGGACTCGTTATCGATTTACGCAATAATGGCGGCGGTGCTTTGACGGATGCAGTGCAAATTGCAGGACTGTTCATCAGGCAGGGACCGATTGTGCAGGTTAGAGACAGCAATGGCCGAATTTCTGTGCTTGAAGATAAAGATCCTGAGGTGGCCTTTGATGGACCTTTGATCGTATTGGTTAATCGCTTCAGCGCCTCAGCCTCTGAAATCCTTGCGGCAGCTCTGCAGGACTATCGCCGGGCCCTGGTCGTAGGTGACCATGCAACCCATGGTAAAGGAACCGTACAGACAGTTCTAAATCTTGACAGGGCCTTGCCTCCGGAGAGTATGGATCAGTACCGTCCCCTTGGTGCCATGAAATTGACATTGCAGAAATTTTATCGGGTTAGCGGTGGATCTACTCAGGTACAGGGGGTTGAACCGGATCTTCTTCTTCCCGACCCGCTGCCCTATGTCCAGAGTGGAGAGCGGTATACGGATTATGCCCTGCCATGGGATACCATTGCACCGGTTTTATATACACCTTGGCGAACATCTTCTTTTGACATCGATTCATTACGCGCTGCGAGCCGAAAGAGGCTGGCCGCCTCTCCTCGATTTAAGATATTAACCGAGTTGCGAAAACGAAGTCAGGACCGGGGCGGAATTACAGAACGCTCGCTGGAATTGGGTGACGTGTGGCAAGAACTCAGTGAAATTAAAAAGGCGCAAAATGCCGATGCTGCTGTCAAGTCGACCCAAAAAGTTCTGGAAGACCCTACTGGTGATGATTGGTTGACCCGTTTAGAAAATGATTTGTTTGTCGGTGAAGCAATGCAGATTCTTGCAGACTTAAAGGGAAGTCAGCCCGTTGTCAACAAATTGACAAAAGCCACAGAGAAGGGCCTTTAA
- a CDS encoding MotA/TolQ/ExbB proton channel family protein, with protein MFNALSESIINTLTYLINTYSGLLQVTVYFIMLCVFGFALIKSYLSFCALTSFDFKTLKSRKQLHNLPANLRTPVMIIAASFFDKAKQHYLEEKINNPASEKVIPPDAFIRDAAFQFSERYFEEKFLSPISMMANLMPPLGFIGTIIGMVVHFLSNSGTLKSDLAIAGIATALYTTFIGLVCFTILEFLKKVFYGLLHKRIDQGLAAVADFDQD; from the coding sequence ATGTTTAATGCCCTATCCGAGTCAATCATCAATACCTTGACCTACCTTATTAATACCTATTCCGGTTTGTTGCAGGTAACCGTCTATTTCATCATGCTTTGCGTATTTGGGTTTGCGCTGATCAAGTCTTATCTTTCTTTTTGCGCACTGACATCTTTTGATTTCAAGACCCTTAAGAGCCGCAAGCAACTTCATAATTTGCCCGCCAATTTGCGGACTCCGGTGATGATTATCGCCGCGTCCTTTTTTGACAAGGCGAAACAACACTATCTTGAAGAGAAGATTAACAACCCGGCTTCCGAAAAGGTCATTCCGCCCGATGCGTTTATACGCGATGCTGCTTTTCAGTTCAGTGAACGTTATTTCGAGGAGAAATTTCTTTCCCCTATCAGCATGATGGCCAACTTGATGCCCCCATTGGGCTTTATCGGTACCATCATCGGTATGGTAGTACACTTTCTGTCCAATAGCGGCACTTTGAAGAGCGATTTGGCCATCGCCGGTATTGCTACCGCATTGTATACAACCTTTATCGGTCTGGTTTGTTTCACCATTCTCGAGTTTCTCAAAAAAGTTTTTTATGGTTTGTTGCACAAGCGAATCGATCAGGGCCTGGCGGCCGTCGCTGATTTTGATCAGGACTAA
- the amrB gene encoding AmmeMemoRadiSam system protein B → MYRAAAVAGQFYPGRKEALLEQVSNYVQHELEPQPAIGIMVPHAGYVYSGAIAGQTFGRVQVPDRVVLLGPNHTGYGAVQAVFPAGSWQTPLGDVPIDSQLAEQIIAASTEATADELAHRHEHSLEVQVPFIQVMAPNARLVPICLGHASLEKLLDFGVSLGRLLVSQPEPTLLVASSDMTHFESAESARQRDMRALEKVLALDAEGLYRLVATEHISMCGVVPTVVMLAAAKELGASKGTLVRYGNSGETTGDISEVVGYAGVIIT, encoded by the coding sequence ATGTATCGAGCAGCTGCTGTGGCAGGGCAGTTTTATCCAGGCCGGAAAGAGGCGTTGCTGGAGCAAGTCAGCAACTATGTGCAGCATGAGCTAGAGCCGCAGCCCGCTATCGGTATTATGGTGCCTCATGCCGGTTATGTTTATTCCGGTGCTATTGCCGGACAGACTTTCGGGCGGGTACAGGTTCCCGACCGGGTCGTACTTCTTGGCCCCAACCATACGGGTTACGGTGCCGTTCAAGCGGTTTTTCCTGCTGGTAGCTGGCAAACCCCCTTGGGGGATGTACCCATCGACAGCCAACTGGCCGAACAAATTATAGCCGCTTCTACTGAGGCCACTGCGGATGAATTAGCTCATCGCCACGAGCATTCCCTGGAAGTCCAGGTGCCATTTATCCAGGTGATGGCTCCGAATGCCCGACTGGTTCCCATATGTCTTGGCCATGCGTCACTGGAGAAGTTGCTCGATTTTGGGGTAAGTCTAGGTCGGTTGCTGGTATCTCAACCTGAACCGACACTGTTGGTCGCCAGCTCGGATATGACCCATTTCGAATCCGCTGAATCCGCTCGCCAGCGGGATATGAGAGCACTGGAAAAGGTTCTTGCCCTCGATGCAGAGGGACTTTATCGGCTGGTAGCGACTGAACACATCAGCATGTGCGGGGTGGTTCCTACTGTCGTCATGCTTGCGGCCGCAAAAGAACTCGGTGCCAGCAAGGGCACTTTGGTGCGCTATGGAAACTCCGGTGAAACGACTGGCGACATTTCCGAGGTGGTCGGGTATGCCGGCGTAATTATTACTTGA
- the gltX gene encoding glutamate--tRNA ligase: MSQLRVRFAPSPTGYLHIGGARTALFNYLLAQKEQGCFVLRIEDTDVARSTQESVDAILQAMSWLGLSCDEGPYYQSERFDLYRSKVDQLLASGKAYRCYCTPEELEAKRKLAEQEKRKPKYDGTCRDREDAPVDRPYVVRFCAPQEGATTFNDRIKGPITFQHAELDDLIIQRTDGTPTYNFVVVIDDAEMGINLVIRGDDHINNTPRQILLYQALGYEVPEFAHVPMILGSDQKRLSKRHGATSVMAYRDLGYLPEAMVNYLVRLGWSFGDEEIFSMEDLVEKFSLDNVGRSAGVFNPEKLLWLNAHYIKTGDPQRLGELLKEYLAAQGINCDGGPSIEEVVKSLQERCKTMVEMAEQAAWYYHSEVEFDPKASAKFLTEAQQPVFAATLEQLAGLDDWQEGSIEAALGKVMESTGLKFGKIAQPLRVALTGGTVSPSICLVMAVMGKEMALARIERAAGMLT; this comes from the coding sequence ATGTCTCAACTGCGCGTTCGTTTCGCTCCCAGTCCGACGGGATATTTACATATCGGCGGTGCTCGTACCGCCCTGTTCAACTATCTACTGGCCCAAAAAGAGCAGGGTTGCTTCGTGTTGCGTATCGAAGATACCGATGTTGCCCGTTCCACCCAGGAATCGGTCGATGCCATTCTACAGGCCATGAGCTGGCTTGGCTTGAGCTGCGACGAAGGGCCCTATTATCAGTCTGAGCGTTTCGATCTCTATCGTTCCAAGGTCGATCAATTGCTTGCTTCCGGCAAAGCCTATCGCTGTTATTGCACCCCTGAAGAGTTGGAAGCAAAGCGCAAGCTGGCCGAGCAGGAGAAGCGCAAGCCCAAATACGACGGCACTTGTCGTGATCGCGAGGATGCACCGGTGGATCGTCCCTATGTCGTTCGCTTTTGCGCGCCGCAGGAGGGTGCGACGACCTTTAACGACCGCATCAAGGGCCCGATCACTTTTCAGCACGCCGAACTTGACGATCTGATCATTCAGCGCACCGACGGCACGCCGACCTACAACTTTGTCGTCGTGATCGACGATGCCGAGATGGGAATCAATCTGGTTATTCGCGGCGACGATCATATCAACAATACTCCGCGTCAAATCCTGCTTTATCAGGCCCTCGGCTATGAAGTGCCCGAGTTCGCTCATGTACCGATGATCCTCGGCTCCGACCAAAAGCGTCTTTCCAAGCGGCATGGCGCTACCTCGGTCATGGCCTACCGGGATCTCGGCTATCTGCCGGAGGCGATGGTCAATTACCTGGTGCGGCTCGGCTGGTCTTTTGGCGACGAGGAGATCTTCTCGATGGAAGATCTAGTGGAGAAATTCAGCCTGGATAATGTCGGTCGATCCGCTGGGGTCTTTAATCCGGAAAAGCTTTTGTGGCTTAATGCCCATTATATAAAAACCGGGGACCCTCAGCGTCTGGGAGAGCTCCTGAAAGAATACCTCGCTGCCCAAGGGATAAACTGTGATGGGGGGCCATCGATTGAAGAAGTGGTCAAATCTCTACAGGAACGCTGCAAGACCATGGTCGAGATGGCCGAACAAGCCGCCTGGTACTATCACAGCGAGGTGGAATTCGATCCCAAGGCATCGGCTAAATTTCTTACCGAAGCGCAACAGCCTGTCTTTGCCGCTACGTTGGAGCAACTGGCTGGCTTGGATGATTGGCAGGAAGGTTCTATCGAGGCAGCCCTCGGCAAGGTAATGGAAAGCACCGGTCTCAAGTTCGGCAAGATCGCCCAGCCCCTGCGCGTGGCCCTTACCGGCGGCACGGTCAGCCCAAGCATTTGTCTCGTGATGGCAGTGATGGGCAAGGAGATGGCCCTGGCTCGTATCGAGCGCGCGGCCGGCATGCTGACCTGA
- the pepN gene encoding aminopeptidase N, with the protein MAKRAETIYLKDYTAPAFWVDSVDLHFELGEEQTRVASRLALRRRPDSPSGALVLDGDKLELEQILLDGRPLAANEYLLDDESLTVLAVPESFVLETTVVIRPQDNTALEGLYRSGNIFCTQCEAEGFRKITYFFDRPDVMSRFTTTIVADKQSYPVLLSNGNCIDRQDLGDGRHSATWQDPFAKPCYLFALVSGDLGCVEDRFTTCSGREVALEIYVEKHNLDKCAHAMHALKKAMRWDEETYGLEYDLDIYMIVAVDDFNMGAMENKGLNIFNSKYVLARPETATDADFQAIEGVIAHEYFHNWTGNRVTCRDWFQLSLKEGLTVFRDQHFSSDQVSRAVKRIEDVCVLRTHQFAEDTGPLAHAVRPEHYQEINNFYTVTVYNKGAELVRMLQTILGPDTFIRGVRRYLQHHDGQAATVEDFLMALREAGNLDLQQFQRWYSQAGTPQVSITSQYLAAEQALEITFEQFCPATPGQANKQPLHIPCKIGMLDTGGQPLTLQLSGDEAGTGTEEMVLHLRQDKETLRFINLPEPPVLSLFRQFSAPIRFVGEESSQTLAFLLKHDSDSFNRWDAGQRLAERIILNGANQSSRETAANDLDLLAASFASILQDDSLDKGLAAKLLELPNELYLALQMQEVDVEGIHTGREQVRKHLAVNLRELFRAVFNASQSTGDYSVEPEAVGRRSLKNRCLWYLDALDTEESSQLVADSYRSATNMTDRIAALMLSVDNSGALGQELLGDFYRRAENDPLVLDKWFAVQARSSKPETLASIKNLLSHSSYQPQNPNRVRALIGTFSRANPLRFHVSDGSGYALLAEQIIALDPVNPQLAGYLAGGFSAWRRYDEGRRKAMQQQLQRIVSLPKLSRDLSEVVTKMLE; encoded by the coding sequence ATGGCCAAACGAGCGGAAACCATCTATCTGAAAGATTATACGGCGCCGGCCTTTTGGGTCGACAGCGTCGATCTGCATTTCGAGCTCGGTGAAGAACAGACCAGAGTTGCCAGCCGCTTGGCCCTGCGTCGTCGTCCCGACTCGCCTAGCGGGGCACTGGTTCTCGATGGGGATAAACTTGAGCTCGAGCAGATATTACTTGATGGTCGGCCTCTGGCAGCGAACGAGTACCTGCTCGACGACGAAAGCCTCACCGTCCTGGCGGTGCCGGAAAGTTTTGTCCTCGAAACCACTGTTGTCATTCGGCCCCAGGACAATACCGCCCTGGAAGGCCTCTATCGATCCGGTAACATCTTTTGCACCCAATGCGAAGCCGAAGGTTTTCGCAAGATTACCTACTTCTTTGATCGGCCCGACGTTATGAGCCGCTTTACCACGACTATCGTTGCGGATAAGCAAAGCTATCCCGTGTTGTTGTCCAACGGGAATTGTATCGACCGGCAGGACTTGGGCGACGGTCGCCATTCTGCCACTTGGCAGGATCCTTTTGCCAAGCCTTGTTATCTCTTCGCATTGGTTAGCGGTGATCTCGGTTGCGTCGAGGATCGTTTTACCACCTGCTCCGGGAGGGAGGTGGCGCTAGAGATCTACGTAGAAAAACACAATTTGGATAAATGCGCCCATGCCATGCATGCACTCAAAAAGGCTATGCGCTGGGATGAAGAGACTTACGGCCTGGAATACGATCTCGATATCTATATGATCGTTGCGGTGGATGATTTCAATATGGGGGCCATGGAGAACAAAGGGCTCAACATCTTTAACTCCAAATATGTTCTGGCACGCCCCGAGACCGCCACCGATGCAGACTTTCAGGCCATTGAAGGCGTTATCGCCCACGAGTATTTTCATAACTGGACCGGCAATAGAGTGACTTGCCGGGATTGGTTTCAACTAAGCCTCAAAGAGGGTTTGACCGTATTTCGTGATCAACATTTCTCCTCGGATCAAGTTTCTCGAGCCGTGAAGCGCATTGAGGATGTGTGTGTGCTGAGGACTCATCAGTTTGCCGAGGATACGGGGCCTTTGGCCCACGCCGTACGTCCGGAGCATTATCAGGAAATCAACAATTTCTATACTGTTACCGTTTATAACAAGGGGGCTGAACTGGTCCGTATGCTTCAGACCATACTCGGTCCCGATACTTTTATTCGAGGGGTGAGGCGTTATCTGCAGCACCACGATGGCCAGGCGGCTACCGTAGAGGATTTCCTGATGGCCCTGAGGGAAGCGGGCAACTTGGACCTGCAGCAGTTCCAACGCTGGTATTCTCAGGCCGGCACTCCTCAGGTTTCCATAACCAGTCAATATCTGGCTGCCGAGCAGGCCCTGGAGATTACCTTCGAACAATTTTGTCCGGCCACACCGGGCCAGGCCAATAAACAGCCGCTACATATTCCCTGTAAGATCGGCATGCTTGATACTGGGGGGCAACCCTTGACGCTTCAGTTGTCGGGTGATGAAGCGGGTACGGGAACGGAAGAGATGGTACTGCATTTGCGTCAGGACAAGGAAACCCTGCGCTTTATCAATCTACCCGAACCCCCGGTGCTGTCTCTGTTCCGTCAATTTTCCGCGCCGATTCGATTTGTTGGTGAAGAGTCGTCGCAAACATTAGCGTTTCTTCTCAAACACGACAGTGATTCATTTAATCGATGGGACGCGGGGCAGAGGCTGGCAGAGCGAATAATATTGAATGGAGCAAACCAGTCGAGTCGCGAGACTGCGGCAAATGATCTAGACCTGTTGGCCGCAAGTTTCGCTTCCATTCTGCAAGATGACAGCCTGGATAAGGGGTTAGCTGCCAAATTGCTCGAATTGCCCAATGAACTCTATTTAGCCCTGCAAATGCAGGAGGTCGATGTTGAGGGCATCCATACAGGCAGAGAACAAGTTCGCAAACATCTGGCAGTTAATTTACGGGAACTCTTCAGGGCAGTCTTTAATGCCAGTCAAAGTACAGGTGACTACAGTGTTGAGCCCGAAGCCGTAGGGCGGCGCAGCCTGAAAAACCGCTGTCTATGGTATCTTGATGCTTTAGATACGGAGGAGTCCTCTCAACTGGTGGCCGACAGCTATCGATCGGCAACCAACATGACAGATCGTATCGCCGCTTTGATGTTGAGTGTGGATAATTCCGGAGCATTGGGGCAGGAACTGCTCGGGGACTTTTATAGAAGGGCCGAAAACGATCCGTTGGTTCTCGATAAATGGTTTGCAGTGCAGGCTCGTTCCAGTAAGCCCGAAACCTTGGCGTCTATCAAGAACCTGCTCAGCCATTCGTCTTATCAGCCGCAGAATCCTAACCGCGTGCGCGCCCTGATTGGTACCTTTAGCCGGGCCAATCCCCTGCGCTTTCATGTTTCGGATGGAAGCGGGTATGCGTTGTTGGCTGAGCAAATCATTGCCCTCGATCCCGTGAATCCTCAACTGGCCGGATATTTAGCTGGTGGTTTCAGTGCCTGGCGCCGTTATGATGAAGGACGCAGGAAGGCAATGCAGCAACAATTGCAAAGAATTGTTTCCCTGCCGAAGCTTTCCAGGGACCTGTCTGAGGTGGTGACCAAAATGCTGGAGTAG
- a CDS encoding aminotransferase class I/II-fold pyridoxal phosphate-dependent enzyme: protein MNPLASALNDDIAQHNPAVLQMLSDLGKEIFFPKGILSQSAEAKAKANRFNATIGIATENGAPMHLDCMHEKLKAYDPADIYPYAPPAGKPELRALWREKMLRENPSLQGKVFSEPIVTSALTHGLSIVADLFTEVGDTILLPDKLWGNYKLTFGTRRGCHIKTYSTFNADGGFNVAAFKEALQQVADEKGKAVVLLNFPNNPSGYTPTEAEADALVQAMVEQAASGCSIVAVSDDAYFGLFYEDSIKESLFGRMANRHPNLLAIKLDGATKEEFAWGFRTGFITFADGSADGGSAVLEALSKKTLGIIRGTISNCPHPSQTFVIEALRSPLFLQQKQEKFEILKARAVRTKEVLDSGEYDHVWDYYPFNSGYFMCLRLKEVDAEQLRLHLLDNYGVGTIAINSTDLRIAFSCIAENDIGELFDLIYQAVCDLS, encoded by the coding sequence TTGAATCCATTGGCCAGTGCGTTAAACGACGATATTGCGCAACATAATCCAGCTGTACTGCAGATGTTGTCCGACTTGGGAAAAGAAATTTTCTTTCCCAAGGGCATTCTCAGCCAGTCTGCGGAGGCGAAGGCCAAAGCCAACCGGTTCAATGCCACCATCGGCATTGCCACCGAGAATGGCGCTCCCATGCATCTTGATTGTATGCACGAAAAGCTAAAGGCCTACGATCCTGCCGATATTTATCCTTATGCACCACCTGCCGGCAAGCCGGAACTTCGCGCGTTATGGCGTGAAAAAATGTTGCGCGAGAATCCATCCCTGCAGGGAAAAGTCTTCAGCGAACCTATTGTCACCAGCGCTCTGACTCATGGTCTATCTATTGTTGCCGACCTTTTTACCGAGGTTGGCGACACAATTCTGCTGCCCGACAAGCTCTGGGGTAATTATAAATTAACTTTCGGCACTCGCCGAGGTTGTCATATCAAAACTTATTCGACCTTCAACGCCGATGGTGGTTTTAATGTAGCTGCCTTTAAAGAGGCATTGCAGCAGGTTGCCGATGAGAAGGGCAAAGCTGTGGTGCTGCTCAACTTCCCTAATAACCCCAGTGGTTATACGCCTACCGAGGCCGAAGCAGATGCACTGGTTCAGGCTATGGTCGAACAGGCCGCCAGTGGTTGCTCGATTGTCGCTGTATCTGATGATGCCTATTTTGGATTGTTTTACGAGGATTCAATCAAAGAATCCTTGTTTGGCCGGATGGCCAATCGGCATCCGAACCTGCTTGCGATCAAACTGGATGGCGCTACCAAGGAAGAATTTGCCTGGGGGTTCCGGACCGGTTTCATTACCTTTGCCGATGGTTCCGCCGACGGTGGATCCGCGGTCCTCGAAGCCCTTAGCAAAAAGACTCTTGGCATCATTCGCGGCACAATTTCCAATTGTCCCCATCCGTCTCAGACCTTCGTTATCGAAGCCCTTCGGTCGCCCCTGTTTCTGCAACAGAAACAGGAGAAATTTGAGATTCTCAAGGCGCGTGCCGTACGCACCAAAGAGGTTCTTGACAGCGGTGAATACGACCATGTTTGGGACTATTATCCATTCAATTCCGGTTACTTCATGTGTCTGCGCCTCAAAGAGGTAGACGCCGAGCAACTGCGGTTGCATTTGCTCGATAACTATGGAGTCGGCACCATCGCAATCAATAGCACCGATCTTCGGATTGCCTTTTCCTGCATTGCTGAAAATGATATTGGCGAACTGTTCGATTTGATTTATCAGGCTGTTTGTGACCTGTCCTGA